The Candidatus Binatia bacterium genome contains the following window.
CCGACCGCCAATCGCCCCCAAACATGTCCCTATATCTCCACAACACTCTCACCGGCCGCCTCGAGGAGTTCGTGCCGCTCGTTCCCGGCAAGGTCGGCATGTACGTCTGCGGAGTCACCGTCTACGACCGCTCTCACATCGGCCACGCCCGCGCCCTCGTCACCTTCGACGTCCTGTTCCGCTACCTGCGTTTCACCGGCTACGACGTCACCTTCGTCCGCAATTTCACCGACGTCGACGATAAGATCATCGCCCGCGCGCAGAGCAGCGGCCGGGCGGCCATCGATGTCGCCGAAGCCAACATCCGCGCGTTTGCCGAAGACGTCGAAGCGCTGGGTTGCCTGCCGCCGAACCTCGAACCCCGGGCCACGCAACACATCGACGGCATGGTCGCGCTCATCGGCGATCTAATCGCCCGTGGACTGGCCTACCCGGTCGACGGCGACGTCTACTACGCCGTCGACCGGTTCCCCGGTTACGGCAAGCTCGCCAAACGCAAGCTCGAGGACATGGTCGCCGGCTCGCGCATCGAGGTCGATGCGCGCAAGCGTCATCCCGCCGACTTCGCTCTGTGGAAGAGCAGCAAGCCGGGCGAGCCGGCGTGGGACAGTCCCTGGGGCCCGGGCCGGCCCGGCTGGCACATCGAGTGCTCGGTCATGAGCACGAAATACCTCGGGCAGCCGTTCGACATTCACGGCGGCGGCACCGACCTCATCTTCCCGCACCACGAGAACGAGATCGCGCAGTCCGAGGGTGCCGCCGGTTGCGCCTTCGCCCGTTACTGGGTGCACAACGGCATGGTGACCATCAACCAGGAGAAGATGTCGAAATCGCTCGGCAACTTCATGACCGTGCAGGAGGCGGCCGGGCGCGCCGGCGGCGAGGCGGTGCGGCTCTTCGTGCTCGGCACCCACTATCGCAGCCCGCTCGATTTCGCCCCGGAACGGCTCGACGAGTCGGCCAGGGCACTGACGCGGCTCTACGAGACGCTCGCCCGCTGCGATGCCGCGACGCCCACGGCGGCAGCGGCGCAACCCGAGGCGGCGACGCTCGACGCCTTTCGCACCGCCATGGACGACGACCTCAACACGGCACGGGCGCTCGGCGTCGTCTTCGAGACGGTGCGGGACATCAATCGACTGCTCGACGAAGGACAACTCGAAGCGGCAGCGACCCGCCGGCGCGCCGTCGGCGCGATCGCCAACGTGCTCGGGGTCGGCAGCACCGAACCCGCCGCCTTCCTCGAGCGCGCCAAGCGGAACTACCTCGACGCCGCGTCCATCGACTCAGCAGAAATCGACGCGCTGGTCGCCGCCCGCGTCGCCGCGCGCAAGGCGCGCAACTTCGCCGAGGCCGACCGCATCCGCGACGACCTCAAGCGCCGCCGCATCGTCCTCGAAGACACCCCCGCCGGAACGATCTGGAAGGTCGAGCGCTGAGGCCGCCGGCAGGTCACACGATAACGCTGCGGATGACCTCGCCGGCCTCCATGGCACGGAAGGCGTCGTTCACGTCTTCGAGCTTGATCGTCTTCGACACCATGGCCGAGATATCGAGTCGGTGCGTTTCGATCAATTCGACGAAGCGGGGGAAGTCGCTCCGCACCTGCGCCGAACCATACTTGCAGCCCTTCACCGTCTTCTCGTTCCAGAAGATGTCGAATGCGGGCAGCGTGAATTGCGCATCAACGCGGGCCATGCCGACGATGATCACTTCCCCGCCGCGGCGGGCCAGCATGTACGTGGTAACGATGGTTTCCGGAAGCCCGATCACCTCGAACGCGTAATCGGCCCCGCGCCCGCCGGTAAGTGCCCTGACCTGCTCCGCCGGGTCGCCCGCCGAGGGATCGATGACGTCCGTGGCCCCGAGCTTCCTGGCAGTCTCCCGCTTCAGCGGCTGCGGATCGATCGCAATGATGCGGCCGGCGCCGGCGATGCGCGCCCCCTGAATCACCGCCTGCCCGACACCGCCGCAACCCACTACCGCGACGCTCGCACCCGGGCGTACCCGCGCCGTGTTCAATGCCGCACCCACACCGGTGGTCACGCCGCAGCCGATGAGCGCCAGTTGCGCGTCGGGCAGATCGGTCTCGACCTTTACCACCGACGCCTCATTTACCGTCATCACGTCGGAGAAAGTGCCCAAACCGGTCATGGTGAAGAACGGGCTTCCGTCCCCGCGCAAGCCGCGCAACTGCATGCCGATCTCGCTCTCACTTTCGCAGAGCTGCGACTCCTCGCGCAGGCAGTGCCAGCACGCACCACAGGCGGGCACGAACGAGGCAACGACACGGTCGCCCTTCTTCACTCGCGACACTTCGGCGCCAACCTCGACGACACGGCCCGCACCCTCGTGGCCGAGCACCATGCCCGGCGGCGTCGGTACGTACCCGCGCATCAACGACAGGTCCGAGTGACACACGCCGCTCGCTCCGATCTCGACGACGACATCGCGCGGTCCCGGTGGATTCGGCTTCAACTCCTCGATGACCAGGGCCTGGGGATCGCCAACGTAGACTGCACCTCTCATGTGTTCCCTCCGGGATTGTAGTATGCGGCGCGGTCCCCCGTCCCGGGCAGACAGGAAGTCGGGGGGAGGTCGAGCTGGCGGCTCGCGTCCACCGACCTCTTTCCCTCGTCTCTCTCCCGGCAGGGCGAAGAACCGGTGCTGTAGCTGCGCATCGAGGGGAGAAGCTACACGTTTGTCTCGCGCAAGAACAGGGGCCGCCGCTGCCGCGGCAGCGCCCTCAGCCGCCGCCCCGCCCCCGTCCGCGGAGGAGGTTAATGAAACCGACGACGATGACAACGGCCGCCGCACCGGCGAACCAGGGGACCAACCACATCCCGCTGTCGCCCGGCTCGGCCGTTACGTAGATCCACGCCCCTGCGAACGCCAGCGCCAGTACCAGCAGCGCGGACATGAGCATCGTCCCCTGCGACGAGGAATCGGACTTGGCCATGTCCGCCAATGGGCCAGGAACGCCGCGCTGTCAACCCCGAAGCGCCAGGCGCGAGCCGCCAGGCGGCGACTCGCGCCCTGGACGCATCGTCATGCGCCCGGAGAGATTCGAACTCCCGACCTACTGGTTCGAAGCCAGCCGCTCTAGTCCACCTGAGCTACGGGCGCATACCGCCGCCGGTCAAAGCCGAATCGCCCTTCCGATGCAACCCGCGCCGGCACCGCGCTACAACCCCGGCGCGGGCGATCAGGCGTCGACTAGTCCCTCGTAAAGGGCCGTGCTCAAGTACCGCTCGCCCGAATCGGGCAGAATCACCACGAAGGTCTTCCCCTTGAACTCCGGCAGCCGGGCCAGCCGCACCGCCGCAGCCACCGCCGCCCCGCACGAAATCCCCGCCAGAATGCCCTCCTCGGAGGCCAGGCGGCGCCCCATCTCCATCGACTCGTCGTCGCCCACCATCTCCACCCGGTCGACCACGTTCAGGTCGAGCGTGCCCGGAATGAAACCCGCGCCGATACCCTGAATCTTGTGCCGGCCGGCCTGCAACGGCTGGTTGGCGAGCTTCTGCGTGATCACCGGACTGGTGACCGGTTCCACTCCGACCGCAACGATCGGTTTGCCCTTCACGGCCTTGATGTACCTGGACACCCCGGTGATCGTGCCGCCGGTGCCGATGCCCGACACCAGCACGTCGATCGCCCCCTTCGTATCCTCCCAGATCTCCGGACCCGTCGTCTTGAAGTGGATGTCCGGGTTCGCCGGGTTCTGAAACTGCTGCAGCAACACGTAACGGCCCGGATCCGAGGCGGCGATCTCCTCCGCCCTGGCCACCGCCCCCTTCATGCCGAGCGCCCCCTCGGTCAACACCAGCTTCGCACCGAAGGCCAGCAATACCTTGCGCCGTTCGATAGACATCGTCTCCGGCATCGTCAGCGTTACCGGGTAGCCACGCGCCGCCGCCACGAAGGCCAGAGCAATACCGGTGTTGCCGCTGGTCGGCTCGATGATTTCCTTGCCCGGGCCGAGCACACCGCGTTGCTCGGCGTCCCATACCATCGCCGCCCCGATGCGGCACTTGACCGAGTACGCCGGGTTACGGCCCTCGACCTTGGCCAGCATGGTAACCGGGGCGCCGCCCGTGATCCGATTCAGCCTGACCAACGGCGTACGGCCGATGCTGAGTGAGTTGTCGTCGTAGATCACCGTGCGATCTCCTTGAGTCCAGAGGTAACGCGCCAGACCACACCGAAACCGACGCCGGCTGCCCTCGCCGCCGACGTCCGACAGAGGTTACGAGCGATCGCCGCACCATAGGCGCGAAGCGCGCGGCGTTGCAAGCGAGCCTCGCCCGCACGCCGGCCTCTTCCCATCCCCGGCTTCGCCGCCGGCACCATGAACCTCCCCGCCGCGCACCAAACCGCCGGCACACCGGCGCCGCCACCTGACCGGCAGCGACCGCCAAGCTCGCCCGACCGCGTCAGGTCCAGCGGGACCGCCACCACTTCGCGATCCGGCGATCCAGCCGGTACAACGCCCGCGGCAGCAGGCGCTGTCCGAGCGACCCCGCTGCCCGGGGCCGGCTCCGTTCCGCACGCACCCGCTCCGCCAGAGCCCGGACGTCGTACCCGATGCGCGTCTCGAGCGGTACATCCAGTTCGGCGAGAATGAACTCCAGGTCCGCCTCCGCTATGGCCGTGTAGGTCTTGGGCCGATACCGCCGGCGCTTACCCTTGTCCTCGCTCACCGCATGGAACGTCGGCAACCGCGGCAGCCCGAACCGGCTGCACAGCGACTCCACGAACTCCGCCGGGCGGGCATTGAGGTCCTCGTAACGCACGTAGGCGGTGTTTGCCGCCACCTCGCGCAGGGCTTCCCAGTTGCGGATCTTGGCGCTCCGCAACCGTACTACGTTGGCAAACCGCTCGCCGGTCTCCGGCGACCGTTCGAACATCAGTTCCGTGCCGTAGCGCGGATCGCCGCGCTCGACCGGCCAGTGCTCGTCGTATACGCACCACCACGGCGCACGGACGAACGCCGCGAAGTCGAGGTTCCACAACGCGGGCGCGGCGTGCCACGGGCTGCGGTTGAGGCTGCGTAGCCAATCGAAGGGGTTGCGATAGACGACGACGAACAGGCAATCGGCCGCCGTCTCGACCCCGGGTTTGTGGAAGAAATGCTTCCATCCGAAGTCCCAGGTCAGAGGCACGTCGGGCACGTTCCGGCGCAGCAGATGCTCGAGGTAGTTCGTTCCCGAGCAGCGCTCGCCGAAGATCTGAATGCGTGCGATTGCCGCGGTCATGTGCCGGACCTCACGCGCGACGCGACAGGGCTCGGACGATCTCCAGGTAGCGATCGATCATCCGTTCTCGCGACAGTTCCGCGGCGCGGGCCGCACCGCCCGCGGCCAGACGTTGCCCCACACCTGTCTCGCGGTACAGACGGACGAGCTGGGCGGCAAGAGCGCGGACGTCGCCGACGGGGACGAGCAGGCCCGACCGTTCGTGGGTGACGATCTCCGCGAGTCCGCCGGCGGCGCACGCCACCAGGGGCACCTGCATAGCCAGCGCTTCGAGCGCGGCGACCGGAAAGGCCTCGGTGCGTGACGGCATGATCGCCGCGTCGGCGGCGCGCAGGACCGTCAGTGGATCGTCGACGAAGCCGAGGAAGGCGACGCAATCGGCCAGACCCGCCGCCGCGACGGCACCCTCGACGGCACCGCGCAGCGGTCCGTCACCGGCCAGCAGCAAACGCAGCGGTACGCCCGCGGCTCGCACCGCGGCCACGATCGACGGCAGCAGATCGACGCCCTTCTCCGGCACCAGGCGGCCGGTGAACGCGGCCGCGAAATCCCCGGCGGCAAGGTCGAACCGGGCCCGCGCGGCGGCACGATCGATCGCCGGTGGGCGCACGGCAATGCCGTTGTAGACGACGTACCGGCGTTCCGGCGGCACGCCGACCGCGGTGAGTCCGGAGTCGACGGCCCGCGACACGGAAACGACCCCCGAGAGCAGCCCGCCGTAGATGATCCGGTTCCGCAGGTTCGGACGCGTATCCTCCATCGCCTTGACGCGGATCGCGGGCACACCGCGCAGGCGGGCGGCAAGGCCGCCGAGCACACAGTCGCGCCCCCAGTTGCACAGCAGTGCGGCCGACCGGCGCCGGCGCAGCAGGGCGTGAACCGCCCGCAGCGAGCCGATATCGAAATCGCTCCTGCATCGCAGTTCACAGGTCTCGACGTTTCCCGCCGCGCGCGCCGCCAGCGCGCTACCCGGTCGGCAAACGAGCGTCACGGCATGACCGGCAGCAAGGAATCCCTCGCCCAGCTCGAGGAACATCCGCTCGCCCCCACCCCAGCCGGAGGCCGAGTTCATCAGGCAAATGTGCATTCACGCCGCCGCGACCGATTCCCCCCGACTCCCCCACGCCGCAAGCCCTCAAGTCCTCTCCGCCGCCTCC
Protein-coding sequences here:
- the cysS gene encoding cysteine--tRNA ligase, which encodes MSLYLHNTLTGRLEEFVPLVPGKVGMYVCGVTVYDRSHIGHARALVTFDVLFRYLRFTGYDVTFVRNFTDVDDKIIARAQSSGRAAIDVAEANIRAFAEDVEALGCLPPNLEPRATQHIDGMVALIGDLIARGLAYPVDGDVYYAVDRFPGYGKLAKRKLEDMVAGSRIEVDARKRHPADFALWKSSKPGEPAWDSPWGPGRPGWHIECSVMSTKYLGQPFDIHGGGTDLIFPHHENEIAQSEGAAGCAFARYWVHNGMVTINQEKMSKSLGNFMTVQEAAGRAGGEAVRLFVLGTHYRSPLDFAPERLDESARALTRLYETLARCDAATPTAAAAQPEAATLDAFRTAMDDDLNTARALGVVFETVRDINRLLDEGQLEAAATRRRAVGAIANVLGVGSTEPAAFLERAKRNYLDAASIDSAEIDALVAARVAARKARNFAEADRIRDDLKRRRIVLEDTPAGTIWKVER
- a CDS encoding Zn-dependent alcohol dehydrogenase, translated to MRGAVYVGDPQALVIEELKPNPPGPRDVVVEIGASGVCHSDLSLMRGYVPTPPGMVLGHEGAGRVVEVGAEVSRVKKGDRVVASFVPACGACWHCLREESQLCESESEIGMQLRGLRGDGSPFFTMTGLGTFSDVMTVNEASVVKVETDLPDAQLALIGCGVTTGVGAALNTARVRPGASVAVVGCGGVGQAVIQGARIAGAGRIIAIDPQPLKRETARKLGATDVIDPSAGDPAEQVRALTGGRGADYAFEVIGLPETIVTTYMLARRGGEVIIVGMARVDAQFTLPAFDIFWNEKTVKGCKYGSAQVRSDFPRFVELIETHRLDISAMVSKTIKLEDVNDAFRAMEAGEVIRSVIV
- the cysK gene encoding cysteine synthase A, yielding MIYDDNSLSIGRTPLVRLNRITGGAPVTMLAKVEGRNPAYSVKCRIGAAMVWDAEQRGVLGPGKEIIEPTSGNTGIALAFVAAARGYPVTLTMPETMSIERRKVLLAFGAKLVLTEGALGMKGAVARAEEIAASDPGRYVLLQQFQNPANPDIHFKTTGPEIWEDTKGAIDVLVSGIGTGGTITGVSRYIKAVKGKPIVAVGVEPVTSPVITQKLANQPLQAGRHKIQGIGAGFIPGTLDLNVVDRVEMVGDDESMEMGRRLASEEGILAGISCGAAVAAAVRLARLPEFKGKTFVVILPDSGERYLSTALYEGLVDA
- a CDS encoding glycosyltransferase; its protein translation is MHICLMNSASGWGGGERMFLELGEGFLAAGHAVTLVCRPGSALAARAAGNVETCELRCRSDFDIGSLRAVHALLRRRRSAALLCNWGRDCVLGGLAARLRGVPAIRVKAMEDTRPNLRNRIIYGGLLSGVVSVSRAVDSGLTAVGVPPERRYVVYNGIAVRPPAIDRAAARARFDLAAGDFAAAFTGRLVPEKGVDLLPSIVAAVRAAGVPLRLLLAGDGPLRGAVEGAVAAAGLADCVAFLGFVDDPLTVLRAADAAIMPSRTEAFPVAALEALAMQVPLVACAAGGLAEIVTHERSGLLVPVGDVRALAAQLVRLYRETGVGQRLAAGGAARAAELSRERMIDRYLEIVRALSRRA